The Alnus glutinosa chromosome 7, dhAlnGlut1.1, whole genome shotgun sequence genome includes a region encoding these proteins:
- the LOC133873767 gene encoding DNA-3-methyladenine glycosylase isoform X2, with protein sequence MNKTQRFKRVAKPKRPISTSEAGDDVVDHETRPNHPSKTLSIRVKPKPKPKLNTFPIPDLSFDRMTILSPEFCLIDALDLAPRLLGKHLRRDDVVLRITEVEAYRPNDSACHGRFGITARTAPVFGRGGHAYVYLCYGLHTMLNVVADKEGVGAAVLIRSCAPISGLDTIQHRRGQKTDKPVLLTGPGKIGQALGLSTEWSNHCLYAPEGVVQVV encoded by the exons ATGAACAAAACGCAGCGTTTCAAACGAGTGGCGAAACCCAAGCGACCGATTTCGACGAGCGAAGCCGGGGACGACGTCGTTGACCACGAAACCCGGCCGAATCACCCCTCCAAAACACTGAGCATTCGGgtcaaacccaaacccaaacccaaattGAACACGTTTCCAATCCCAGACCTCTCTTTTGACAGAATGACAATCCTGTCTCCCGAGTTCTGTCTGATCGACGCTCTCGATCTCGCGCCACGATTGCTCGGCAAGCATCTCAGGAGGGACGACGTTGTTCTTCGGATCACCgag GTCGAAGCTTACCGACCAAACGATTCGGCATGTCACGGTCGATTTGGAATTACAGCGAGAACAGCCCCAGTT TTTGGACGCGGAGGGCATGCATATGTTTATCTGTGCTATGGTCTCCATACAATGCTGAATGTTGTGGCTGACAAGGAAGGAGTTGGGGCTGCTGTCTTAATCCGTTCTTGTGCTCCCATAAGTG GATTGGACACCATTCAGCACCGTCGAGGTCAGAAAACTGACAAGCCTGTTCTACTTACTGGACCTGGAAAG ATTGGTCAAGCACTAGGTCTGTCAACAGAATGGTCAAACCATTGCCTCTATGCTCCTG AGGGTGTGGTGCAGGTGGTTTAG
- the LOC133873767 gene encoding DNA-3-methyladenine glycosylase isoform X1 — translation MNKTQRFKRVAKPKRPISTSEAGDDVVDHETRPNHPSKTLSIRVKPKPKPKLNTFPIPDLSFDRMTILSPEFCLIDALDLAPRLLGKHLRRDDVVLRITEVEAYRPNDSACHGRFGITARTAPVFGRGGHAYVYLCYGLHTMLNVVADKEGVGAAVLIRSCAPISGLDTIQHRRGQKTDKPVLLTGPGKIGQALGLSTEWSNHCLYAPGGLELLDGPEPEKILIGPRVGIEYALPEHVNALWRFAIADTPWISAPKNTLRPP, via the exons ATGAACAAAACGCAGCGTTTCAAACGAGTGGCGAAACCCAAGCGACCGATTTCGACGAGCGAAGCCGGGGACGACGTCGTTGACCACGAAACCCGGCCGAATCACCCCTCCAAAACACTGAGCATTCGGgtcaaacccaaacccaaacccaaattGAACACGTTTCCAATCCCAGACCTCTCTTTTGACAGAATGACAATCCTGTCTCCCGAGTTCTGTCTGATCGACGCTCTCGATCTCGCGCCACGATTGCTCGGCAAGCATCTCAGGAGGGACGACGTTGTTCTTCGGATCACCgag GTCGAAGCTTACCGACCAAACGATTCGGCATGTCACGGTCGATTTGGAATTACAGCGAGAACAGCCCCAGTT TTTGGACGCGGAGGGCATGCATATGTTTATCTGTGCTATGGTCTCCATACAATGCTGAATGTTGTGGCTGACAAGGAAGGAGTTGGGGCTGCTGTCTTAATCCGTTCTTGTGCTCCCATAAGTG GATTGGACACCATTCAGCACCGTCGAGGTCAGAAAACTGACAAGCCTGTTCTACTTACTGGACCTGGAAAG ATTGGTCAAGCACTAGGTCTGTCAACAGAATGGTCAAACCATTGCCTCTATGCTCCTG GTGGTTTAGAACTCTTGGATGGTCCAGAGCCTGAAAAGATACTGATAGGTCCACGTGTTGGTATTGAATATGCTTTGCCTGAGCATGTCAATGCTTTATGGAGATTTGCCATTGCGGATACCCCTTGGATAAGTGCTCCCAAAAATACCCTGAGGCCGCCCTGA
- the LOC133873205 gene encoding uncharacterized protein LOC133873205 yields the protein MLYTLFEAVLNSNVSVGRMDGSNIPFDAMDEDSEQEFDDEINLILAVLDISDDDDDYDGNCKMPARNLPLRGAMYIRCMLNGNPTPFKEMFRMEQPQFITLCTELRERQLMRSTRNVEVEKSVAIFLVVIGHSQGQWVASNRFQHSTETRNRHIKTMLGAVGRLARIYIRVRHRTGVAPHVSGDPKYYPWFKDCIGAIDGTHIKAEVLVEHQRLFRGRKNDCTHNVMAICDFAMLFTFVYVGWEGTTNDGRVFKDAVTGDNGFEWPTDGVYLGTITWLIQRIHVRGVFLPPYKGERYHLNTYRNRPLPRGYKELFNFRHSSLRMIIENCFARLKRRWRILNGIPGYLLVRQPSIILACCTLHNFVGVHNPNDEIFSGNDAAEPEMDVDQVDMSEHPDDYGNNDEAGPSNSGHYDFSQAASVEMAQFREGIAQAMWDTRHGH from the exons ATGCTGTACACATTATTTGAAGCTGTATTAAACTCAAATGTGTCCGTTGGTAGGATGGATGGATCTAACATCCCTTTCGACGCCATGGATGAGGATAGTGAACAGGAATTTGATGACGAAATAAATTTGATATTGGCTGTGCTAGACATATCAGATGACGATGACGATTACGATGGAAACTGCAAAATGCCGGCACGCAATTTGCCATTACGAGGGGCCATGTATATAAGGTGCATGCTGAACGGTAACCCAACGCCGTTTAAGGAAATGTTCCGTATGGAGCAACCCCAGTTTATAACGTTGTGTACTGAGTTGAGGGAGCGCCAACTCATGAGGAGTACAAGGAACGTTGAGGTTGAGAAAAGTGTGGCTATATTTCTTGTGGTTATCGGCCACAGCCAGGGGCAGTGGGTCGCGTCAAATCGCTTTCAACATTCCACTGAGACAAGAAACCGCCATATCAAGACGATGCTTGGTGCAGTGGGTCGTCTAGCGAGGATTTACATTAGAGTTCGTCACAGGACTGGGGTGGCCCCACATGTAAGCGGTGATCCCAAATATTATCCTTGGTTCAAG GATTGTATTGGTGCGATCGATGGCACACACATAAAGGCGGAAGTCCTAGTCGAGCACCAACGCCTCTTTCGTGGCCGGAAAAATGATTGCACACACAACGTGATGGCAATATGCGATTTCGCTATGTTATTCACGTTCGTGTACGTTGGTTGGGAGGGAACAACTAACGATGGTCGCGTATTTAAGGATGCTGTTACAGGTGACAACGGTTTTGAGTGGCCCACAGATGGTGTGTACCTT GGCACTATTACGTGGCTGATTCAGCGTATCCATGTACGCGGGGTTTTTTTGCCTCCATATAAAGGGGAGAGGTACCATCTCAACACTTATCGCAACAGGCCGTTGCCACGTGGGTACAAGGAACTATTTAACTTTAGGCACTCATCGTTGCGAATGATCATCGAGAACTGCTTCGCTAGATTGAAGAGGAGATGGCGTATATTAAATGGCATCCCTGGGTACTTATTGGTGCGTCAACCTAGCATTATATTGGCATGTTGCACGCTACACAACTTCGTCGGGGTACACAATCCGAATGATGAAATCTTTAGCGGCAATGATGCAGCAGAACCGGAAATGGACGTCGATCAGGTAGACATGAGTGAGCACCCAGATGATTATGGCAACAACGATGAGGCAGGCCCATCAAATTCAGGACATTATGACTTCTCCCAAGCAGCTTCCGTTGAAATGGCCCAATTTAGAGAAGGCATTGCACAAGCAATGTGGGATACCCGTCATGGACACTAG
- the LOC133874063 gene encoding uncharacterized protein LOC133874063: MEQISEGDMEKGASDQSSQASDESDYDDNESSDQSDHDQSDERSFKQVYHCRPLSQIEKSLPENGDKIIMPTSALMRLLCFEIQYPMQFQIENESSGRVSHCGVLEFTGEENSVFLPVWMMENMQLQEGDRVIVKNVRLDRGTYMKLQPHTTDFLHVSNMKDLLEDILTNFSCLTAGDTIMIDDNSKKFYINILETKPSAAINIIDTDCEAEFAPPLDYKEPAKPAPVKDQEKQAKEKGKFVPFQGLARRLGGENSAEPELSSELKEQALDAAADTTATQPNLSSRRREGKLVFGSGETQPMKISKDDVQEETPKKEEQQFRPFTGKKYKLTD; the protein is encoded by the coding sequence ATGGAGCAGATTTCTGAAGGAGATATGGAAAAAGGAGCTTCCGATCAGTCTTCCCAAGCATCTGATGAAAGCGACTATGATGATAATGAGTCTTCCGATCAAAGCGACCATGATCAATCTGATGAAAGATCCTTCAAACAGGTTTATCATTGTCGCCCTCTCTCTCAGATTGAAAAGTCACTCCCAGAAAACGGCGACAAAATCATAATGCCGACTTCAGCTCTCATGCGTCTCCTCTGTTTCGAAATCCAGTACCCCATGCAGTTTCAAATTGAAAACGAATCTTCCGGGCGAGTTTCTCACTGCGGGGTCTTGGAGTTCACCGGCGAGGAAAACTCCGTCTTCTTACCAGTTTGGATGATGGAGAACATGCAGCTACAAGAGGGTGACCGTGTGATTGTGAAGAATGTGAGGCTTGACAGAGGAACTTACATGAAGCTGCAGCCCCACACCACAGATTTCCTTCACGTCTCCAACATGAAGGATCTGCTGGAAGATATATTGACGAACTTCTCTTGCCTGACAGCCGGAGATACTATCATGATCGACGATAACAGTAAGAAGTTTTACATCAATATATTAGAGACCAAGCCTTCTGCTGCTATAAATATTATTGATACAGATTGTGAGGCGGAGTTTGCTCCTCCTCTAGATTACAAAGAACCTGCAAAACCAGCGCCGGTCAAAGATCAAGAGAAGCAAGCCAAGGAGAAAGGGAAGTTCGTACCATTCCAGGGGTTGGCGAGGCGCTTGGGCGGGGAAAATTCAGCAGAACCAGAATTATCTTCTGAACTGAAAGAGCAAGCATTGGATGCTGCAGCAGATACAACGGCAACTCAACCAAATTTAAGTTCGCGCAGACGTGAAGGAAAACTAGTGTTTGGTTCCGGTGAGACCCAGCCAATGAAGATCTCAAAGGATGATGTTCAAGAAGAAACACCTAAGAAAGAGGAACAGCAATTTCGGCCATTCACAGGGAAGAAGTATAAATTGACCGACTGA
- the LOC133873058 gene encoding gamma-tubulin complex component 3, with translation MEEEDQQKVSDLIKELVLRLLSQNPTSDSRPIDPSSPDFRNSLRYAFRILSSRMTPSVAPDAAAIAESIKRRLATQGKSSEALTLADLCTKFASKTGTGSVNNKWAVLYLLKIIAEDRKAARTQLDSSALLPNLAFNNADSGHDSRVSRSLGSKEKGWRNGVLLVSKDPENRREIAFREFVNLVKEENEVCEEVLVRDVLYACQGIDGKYVKFDKNADGYVLPDLVKVPRATRIFVRKLCELGWLFRKVKGYISECMDRFPAEDVGTVGQAFCAALQDELSEYYKLLAVLEAQSMNPIPLVSEKVSSENYLSLRRLSVWFAEPMVKMRLMAVLVDKCKVLRGGAMAGTIHLHAQHGDPLVHEFMRCLLRRVCSPLFEMVRSWVLEGELEDIFAEFFVVGQPVKAESLWRDGYRLHAGMLPSFISQSLAQRILRTGKSINFLRVCCEDHGWADAATEAATAAGTTTRRGSLGYGETDALESLVDGAAKRIDKHLLDVMYKQYKFKEHCLAIKRYLLLGQGDFVQYLMDIVGPELSEPANTISTFKLAGLLETAIRSSNAQYDDPDILDRLRVKMMPHGTGDRGWDVFSLEYDARVPLDTVFTESVMARYLKIFNFLWKLRRVEHALIGAWKTMKPNCITSHSFSKLQRAVKLQLLSTLRRCQVLWDDMNHFVTNLQYYIMFEVLEVSWSNFSSEMEVAKDLDDLLAAHEKYLHSIVEKSLLGERSQTLCKSLFALFDLILRFRSHADRLYEGIYELQARTMESSLPSRDKRKSQRQLSDKVSEPGSWIGDGKKALIQRASELFRNMGQDLDAIANEYSSLLEGFLSQLPVQQHVDLKFLLFRLDFTEFYSRSSASL, from the exons atggaagaagaagaccaACAAAAGGTCTCAGATCTGATCAAAGAGCTAGTCCTACGCTTACTCTCCCAGAACCCCACCTCCGATTCGCGTCCCATAGACCCCAGCTCCCCCGATTTCCGCAACTCTCTACGCTACGCGTTTCGCATACTCTCCAGCCGAATGACGCCCTCCGTCGCGCCCGACGCCGCCGCCATCGCCGAGTCCATCAAGCGCCGCCTCGCCACTCAAGGTAAGTCCTCTGAAGCCCTCACTCTCGCCGACCTTTGCACCAAATTCGCCTCCAAAACTGGCACTGGTAGCGTCAATAACAAGTGGGCCGTCCTTTATTTGCTCAAAATCATAGCCGAGGACCGAAAAGCCGCGAGAACCCAGTTGGATTCTTCGGCTTTGTTGCCCAATTTGGCGTTCAACAACGCCGATTCGGGTCACGACTCGAGGGTTTCGCGTAGTTTAGGGAGCAAAGAAAAGGGTTGGAGAAATGGGGTTTTGTTGGTCTCGAAAGACCCAGAAAATCGGCGTGAGATTGCCTTTAGGGAGTTCGTGAACTTGGTTAAAGAAGAGAATGAGGTTTGTGAAGAGGTATTGGTGAGAGATGTGTTGTATGCTTGTCAGGGAATTGATGGAAAGTATGTCAAATTCGATAAAAATGCTGATGGATATGTTTTACCGGATTTGGTTAAGGTTCCAAGAGCGACCCGGATTTTTGTCCGAAAGCTTTGTGAATTGGGCTGGTTGTTTAGGAAGGTTAAAGGGTATATTTCGGAGTGTATGGATCGGTTTCCGGCTGAGGATGTGGGAACTGTTGGGCAGGCCTTTTGTGCTGCATTGCAAGATGAGCTTTCGGAGTACTATAAATTGTTGGCAGTGCTTGAAGCACAGTCGATGAATCCTATTCCATTGGTTTCTGAGAAGGTTAGCTCGGAGAATTATCTATCATTGAGGAGGTTATCAGTATGGTTTGCAGAGCCGATGGTGAAAATGAGGCTGATGGCTGTTTTGGTTGATAAGTGTAAGGTCTTGAGGGGTGGGGCAATGGCTGGGACTATTCATTTGCATGCTCAGCATGGTGATCCGCTGGTGCACGAGTTCATGAGGTGTTTGCTCCGGCGGGTTTGTTCTCCGCTTTTTGAGATGGTGAGGAGTTGGGTTTTGGAAGGGGAGTTGGAAGATATTTTTGCTGAATTTTTTGTTGTGGGTCAGCCAGTGAAAGCCGAGTCTCTTTGGAGAGATGGTTACAGGCTCCACGCTGGGATGCTTCCTTCTTTTATTTCACAATCTCTTGCTCAGCGCATTTTAAGGACTGGTAAGTCTATAAATTTTCTTCGCGTTTGTTGTGAGGATCATGGTTGGGCCGATGCTGCGACAGAAGCTGCCACTGCCGCTGGAACCACAACAAGAAGAGGGAGCCTGGGGTATGGTGAAACCGATGCCCTTGAATCTTTGGTCGACGGAGCAGCAAAGAGGATTGATAAGCATTTGTTGGATGTTATGTACAAGCAGTACAAGTTCAAAGAACATTGTCTTGCAATTAAGCGATATTTACTGCTTGGACAAGGGGATTTTGTTCAGTATCTAATGGATATTGTTGGGCCAGAGCTCTCAGAGCCTGCTAACACCATTAGTACTTTTAAACTAGCTGGCTTGCTGGAAACTGCAATCCGGTCTTCTAATGCTCAATACGATGATCCTGACATATTGGATCGTTTGAGGGTTAAGATGATGCCACATGGAACTGGAGATAGAGGTTGGGATGTATTCTCATTGGAATATGATGCAAGAGTTCCGCTGGATACTGTGTTTACAGAGTCTGTTATGGCAAggtatttaaaaatttttaatttcctgTGGAAGCTTAGGCGGGTGGAGCATGCACTTATTGGTGCCTGGAAGACGATGAAACCAAATTGTATTACTTCTCATTCCTTCTCTAAGCTGCAACGTGCAGTTAAGTTGCAGTTGCTTTCGACATTGAGGCGATGCCAGGTTCTTTGGGATGACATGAATCATTTTGTTACAAACTTGCAGTATTATATTATGTTTGAAGTCTTGGAGGTGTCATGGTCAAatttttcaagtgaaatggaagTAGCAAAGGATCTTGATGATCTACTTGCTGCACACGAGAAGTATCTCCATTCAATTGTTGAGAAATCCCTCCTTGGAGAACGTTCCCAGACCCTTTGCAAGTCGCTCTTTGCCTTGTTTGATCTTATATTGCGATTCCGAAGTCATGCTGATCGATTATATGAAGGGATTTATGAGTTGCAAGCAAG AACTATGGAATCCTCTTTACCCTCTCGAGACAAGAGGAAATCACAGAGGCAATTAAGTGATAAAGTGTCAGAGCCTGGGTCCTGGATAGGTGATGGCAAGAAAGCCCTCATACAACGTGCCAGTGAATTATTTCGAAATATGGGACAAGATTTGGATGCAATAGCAAATGAATATTCGTCACTGCTTGAGGGCTTCCTTTCTCAGTTGCCTGTGCAGCAACATGTTGATCTGAAGTTCCTTCTGTTCCGGCTTGACTTCACTGAATTTTATAGCCGGTCTAGTGCTAGTTTATAG